From Alosa sapidissima isolate fAloSap1 chromosome 7, fAloSap1.pri, whole genome shotgun sequence, the proteins below share one genomic window:
- the LOC121713641 gene encoding protein kinase C-binding protein 1-like isoform X3: MGKYILAEEEIKTGPDVIDGMDMSMQPKVSDPGSAEKALAAQKRKLPSPPHSSNGHSPSSTSPSPIKKKKKPGLIHSNKDQSELRHGPFYYVKQPALTTDPVDVVPQDGRNDFYCWVCHREGQVLCCELCPRVYHAKCLKLAAEPEGDWFCPECEKITVAECIETQSKAMTMLTLEQLSYLLKFALQKMKQPGTEPFQKPVSLEQHPDYAEYIFHPMDICSLEKNIKKKMYGCTEAFLADVKWILHNCIIYNGGNHKLTATAKVIVKICEHEMNEIEVCPECYLSACQKRDNWFCEPCCQPHPLVWAKLKGFPFWPAKALREKDGQVDARFFGQHDRAWVPINNCYLMSKEIPFSVKKTKSIFNSAMQEMEVYVENIRKKFGVFNYAPFRTPYTPNNQLQMLLDPANPGAGTVRLEKQEKIKFNFDMTASPKMLLGKSMLSGGTGRRISMTDMPRSPMSTNSSVHTGSDAEQETSDRAGRMHHYSAGEESMDYTASPASKMGAMSSTDSPKPFSPQGSATPFIKQERASTGSILNLNLDRIKAEMDLKELSETVQQQQQQQSGASVLLTSAKRPIRSLDKTIESCKAQLGIDELSEDVYRHVEHSDSEDSDKSDSSDSEYLSDEEQKPKNHSQDKDKERADRESRKRTHSASTERPEKNGGPPGAMAAGRDKGGAPDGSGPAKDKHNSVEKDAQEKPRAPQQQQQVKEEPRARPGTDADMDSDSERELVIDLGEEMGRDRKRPKKEPTSVPVAATKEPPAIKTEGKAPSSSNTAASSSSSSADSTSSTTNTSIKDSPHPAVSVPLNVGSFPTLTSSTVVPGATSTTSSTSPAAIPSTVPSSSTAVSSSSSSSSSSSNAVKKQRPLLPKDNAAAAAAAAQAIQPRAVVWNPATNPAKFQTSSQKWHMQKVQRQQQETQSTQPAAQTQSQQQQSQQPQPQTQVQVQTQGTSAAQAQSSSTRYQTRQALKVQVKDSPQSASTSGSSLASSSSMAGDFSIPTASADVAADIAKYTNKIMDTIKGTMTEMYQDLSKNTSGNTIAEIRRLRIEIEKLQWLHQQELSEMKHNLELTMAEMRQSLEQERERLVAEVKKQMEGEKQQAVDETKKKQWCANCRKEAIFYCCWNTSYCDYPCQQAHWPEHMKSCTQSATASQQEPEAEAPSEPAGKSTGQTPNIQPSPPADSYPQTNKDPSPAGADRGRDSASVSVS, translated from the exons ATGGGGAAGTATAT tttggctgagGAGGAGATAAAGACGGGGCCAGATGTGATTGACGGGATGGACATGTCCATGCAACCCAAAG TGTCGGACCCAGGGTCAGCTGAGAAGGCCCTGGCAGCGCAGAAGCGCAAGCTGCCCAGCCCCCCTCACTCCTCCAACGGACACTCTCCGTCCAGCACCTCCCCCAGCCCCattaaaaagaagaagaagccaggccTCATCCACAGCAACAAAGACCAG TCTGAGCTAAGGCATGGTCCCTTTTACTATGTGAAGCAACCAGCACTCACCACAGACCCTGTTGATGTTGTACCACAGGACGGCCGCAACGACTTCTACTGCTGGGTGTGCCACCGCGAGGGACAGGTGCTCTGTTGCGAGCTCTGCCCGCGGGTGTACCACGCCAAGTGCCTGAAACTGGCAGCAGAGCCCGAGGGCGACTGGTTCTGCCCCGAGTGTGAg AAAATAACAGTGGCCGAGTGCATAGAGACTCAGAGCAAAGCGATGACCATGCTGACATTAGAGCAGCTATCTTATCTGCTGAAGTTTGCCCTCCAGAAGATGAAGCAGCCGGGG ACAGAGCCATTCCAAAAGCCTGTTTCCCTGGAACAGCACCCAGATTATGCAGAGTACATCTTCCACCCAATGGACATATGCTCACTAGAAAAG AACATAAAGAAGAAGATGTATGGCTGCACAGAGGCCTTCCTGGCCGATGTGAAGTGGATCCTACACAACTGCATAATTTACAATGGAG gcaaCCACAAACTGACAGCGACAGCTAAAGTGATTGTGAAGATCTGTGAGCATGAG ATGAACGAAATCGAAGTTTGTCCAGAGTGCTACTTATCGGCTTGCCAAAAGAGGGACAACTGGTTTTGTGAGCCATGT TGCCAGCCTCACCCCCTAGTCTGGGCCAAGCTGAAGGGGTTTCCTTTCTGGCCAGCCAAAgccctgagagagaaagatggacagGTGGACGCCCGCTTTTTTGGCCAGCATGACAG GGCATGGGTCCCTATAAACAACTGCTACCTGATGTCCAAAGAGATTCCCTTCTCTGTGAAGAAGACCAAGAGCATCTTCAACAGCGCCATGCAGGAGATGGAGGTGTACGTGGAGAACATCCGCAAGAAGTTTGGCGTCTTCAACTACGCTCCTTTCCGGACACCGTACACACCCAACAACCAGCTCCAGATGCTGCTGGACCCGGCCAATCCAGGGGCCGGCACAGTCCGACTGGAGAAGCAGGAGAAGATCAAGTTCAACTTTGACATGACGGCCTCCCCCAAGATGCTCCTGGGCAAGAGCATGTTGTCAGGGGGAACGGGACGGCGGATATCCATGACGGACATGCCGAGATCCCCCATGAGCACCAACTCGTCTGTTCACACGGGGTCGGACGCGGAGCAGGAAACGTCGGACAGGGCAGGACGAATGCACCACTACAGCGCTGGGGAGGAGTCCATGGATTACACGG CATCTCCAGCCTCTAAGATGGGTGCAATGAGTAGCACAGACAGCCCTAAGCCCTTCTCCCCTCAGGGCTCAGCCACGCCATTCATAAAACAGGAGCGGGCCTCCACCGGCAGCATCCTCAACCTGAATCTGG ATCGGATCAAAGCGGAGATGGACCTGAAAGAGCTCAGTGAAACggtacagcaacagcagcagcagcagtcggGGGCATCAGTGCTCCTCACCTCTGCAAAGAGACCCATCCGTAGTCTGGACAAGACCATTGAGAGCTGCAAGGCCCAGCTTG GTATTGATGAGCTCTCTGAGGACGTGTACCGGCATGTGGAGCACAGTGACTCTGAGGACTCGGACAAGTCAGACTCCAGCGACAGCGAGTACCTCAGCGACGAGGAGCAGAAGCCCAAGAACCACAGCcaggacaaggacaaggagaggGCCGACCGAGAGTCCAGAAAGAGAACCCACAGCGCCTCGACGGAGAGACCCGAGAAGAACGGAGGGCCTCCTGGGGCGATGGCGGCAGGCCGGGACAAAGGTGGCGCCCCCGATGGCTCGGGGCCGGCGAAGGACAAACACAACAGCGTGGAGAAGGATGCTCAGGAGAAACCTCGGGcgcctcagcagcagcagcaggtgaaggaggagCCGAGGGCCAGGCCTGGCACGGACGCAGACATGGACTCGGACTCCGAGAGGGAGCTGGTGATCGACCTCGGGGAGGAGATGGGCCGAGACCGGAAACGGCCCAAGAAGGAGCCCACATCTGTCCCCGTAGCAGCAACCAAGGAGCCACCAGCCATCAAAACAGAGG GTAAAGCTCCTTCCTCCAGCAACAcagcagcctcctcctcctcctcctctgcggATAGCACTTCCAGTACCACCAACACTAGCATCAAAGACTCTCCCCACCCAGCTGTGAGTGTCCCCCTGAATGTGGGGTCCTTTCCGACCTTGACCTCTTCAACTGTGGTCCCTGgagccacctccaccacctcttcCACATCTCCAGCTGCCATTCCGTCCACAGTGCCTTCCTCATCCACcgctgtctcctcctcctcctcctcttcctcttcctcctccaacgCAGTGAAGAAGCAGCGCCCCCTGCTGCCCAAAGACAATGCGgcagccgccgccgccgcagctCAGGCCATTCAGCCGCGCGCGGTCGTGTGGAATCCTGCCACCAATCCTGCTAAGTTCCAGACGTCCTCGCAGAAGTGGCACATGCAGAAagtgcagcggcagcagcaggagACGCAGTCCACACAGCCAGCTGCGCAGACGCagtcgcagcagcagcagtcacaGCAGCCGCAGCCGCAAACACAGGTGCAGGTGCAGACGCAAGGCACATCAGCAGCGCAGGCACAGTCCTCCAGCACACGATACCAGACCAGACAAGCACTGAAAG TTCAAGTGAAGGACTCTCCCCAGAGTGCATCGACGTCTGGGTCTTCTCTGGCCTCCTCGTCCTCCATGGCTGGAGATTTCAGCATCCCCACCGCCTCTGCTGACGTGGCTGCAGACATTGCCAAATACACTAACAAA ATAATGGACACAATCAAAGGGACAATGACAGAAATGTATCAGGACCTCTCCAAAAACACCTCTGGCAACACTATAGCAGAG ATCCGCAGGCTGAGGATAGAGATAGAAAAACTCCAGTGGCTGCACCAGCAGGAGCTCTCTGAGATGAAGCACAACCTGG AGCTGACCATGGCAGAGATGCGTCAGAGCCTGGAGCAGGAGCGTGAGCGGCTGGTGGCGGAGGTGAAGAAGCAGATGGAGGGGGAGAAGCAGCAGGCCGTGGACGAGACCAAGAAGAAGCAGTGGTGCGCCAACTGCCGCAAGGAGGCCATCTTCTACTGCTGCTGGAACACCAGCTACTGCGACTACCCCTGCCAGCAGGCCCACTGGCCCGAGCACATGAAATCCTGCACGCAGTCAG CCACAGCATCGCAACAGGAGCCTGAAGCAGAGGCCCCGTCAGAGCCGGCAGGCAAATCCACGGGTCAGACCCCCAACATCCAGCCCTCTCCACCTGCGGACAGCTACCCCCAGACAAACAAAGACCCCTCGCCTGCTGGTGCAGATAGGGGACGGGACAGTGCCAGTGTCAGTGTGTCCTAA
- the LOC121713641 gene encoding protein kinase C-binding protein 1-like isoform X8 gives MHPQSLAEEEIKTGPDVIDGMDMSMQPKVSDPGSAEKALAAQKRKLPSPPHSSNGHSPSSTSPSPIKKKKKPGLIHSNKDQDGRNDFYCWVCHREGQVLCCELCPRVYHAKCLKLAAEPEGDWFCPECEKITVAECIETQSKAMTMLTLEQLSYLLKFALQKMKQPGTEPFQKPVSLEQHPDYAEYIFHPMDICSLEKNIKKKMYGCTEAFLADVKWILHNCIIYNGGNHKLTATAKVIVKICEHEMNEIEVCPECYLSACQKRDNWFCEPCCQPHPLVWAKLKGFPFWPAKALREKDGQVDARFFGQHDRAWVPINNCYLMSKEIPFSVKKTKSIFNSAMQEMEVYVENIRKKFGVFNYAPFRTPYTPNNQLQMLLDPANPGAGTVRLEKQEKIKFNFDMTASPKMLLGKSMLSGGTGRRISMTDMPRSPMSTNSSVHTGSDAEQETSDRAGRMHHYSAGEESMDYTASPASKMGAMSSTDSPKPFSPQGSATPFIKQERASTGSILNLNLDRIKAEMDLKELSETVQQQQQQQSGASVLLTSAKRPIRSLDKTIESCKAQLGIDELSEDVYRHVEHSDSEDSDKSDSSDSEYLSDEEQKPKNHSQDKDKERADRESRKRTHSASTERPEKNGGPPGAMAAGRDKGGAPDGSGPAKDKHNSVEKDAQEKPRAPQQQQQVKEEPRARPGTDADMDSDSERELVIDLGEEMGRDRKRPKKEPTSVPVAATKEPPAIKTEGKAPSSSNTAASSSSSSADSTSSTTNTSIKDSPHPAVSVPLNVGSFPTLTSSTVVPGATSTTSSTSPAAIPSTVPSSSTAVSSSSSSSSSSSNAVKKQRPLLPKDNAAAAAAAAQAIQPRAVVWNPATNPAKFQTSSQKWHMQKVQRQQQETQSTQPAAQTQSQQQQSQQPQPQTQVQVQTQGTSAAQAQSSSTRYQTRQALKVQVKDSPQSASTSGSSLASSSSMAGDFSIPTASADVAADIAKYTNKIMDTIKGTMTEMYQDLSKNTSGNTIAEIRRLRIEIEKLQWLHQQELSEMKHNLELTMAEMRQSLEQERERLVAEVKKQMEGEKQQAVDETKKKQWCANCRKEAIFYCCWNTSYCDYPCQQAHWPEHMKSCTQSATASQQEPEAEAPSEPAGKSTGQTPNIQPSPPADSYPQTNKDPSPAGADRGRDSASVSVS, from the exons ATGCATCCACAGAG tttggctgagGAGGAGATAAAGACGGGGCCAGATGTGATTGACGGGATGGACATGTCCATGCAACCCAAAG TGTCGGACCCAGGGTCAGCTGAGAAGGCCCTGGCAGCGCAGAAGCGCAAGCTGCCCAGCCCCCCTCACTCCTCCAACGGACACTCTCCGTCCAGCACCTCCCCCAGCCCCattaaaaagaagaagaagccaggccTCATCCACAGCAACAAAGACCAG GACGGCCGCAACGACTTCTACTGCTGGGTGTGCCACCGCGAGGGACAGGTGCTCTGTTGCGAGCTCTGCCCGCGGGTGTACCACGCCAAGTGCCTGAAACTGGCAGCAGAGCCCGAGGGCGACTGGTTCTGCCCCGAGTGTGAg AAAATAACAGTGGCCGAGTGCATAGAGACTCAGAGCAAAGCGATGACCATGCTGACATTAGAGCAGCTATCTTATCTGCTGAAGTTTGCCCTCCAGAAGATGAAGCAGCCGGGG ACAGAGCCATTCCAAAAGCCTGTTTCCCTGGAACAGCACCCAGATTATGCAGAGTACATCTTCCACCCAATGGACATATGCTCACTAGAAAAG AACATAAAGAAGAAGATGTATGGCTGCACAGAGGCCTTCCTGGCCGATGTGAAGTGGATCCTACACAACTGCATAATTTACAATGGAG gcaaCCACAAACTGACAGCGACAGCTAAAGTGATTGTGAAGATCTGTGAGCATGAG ATGAACGAAATCGAAGTTTGTCCAGAGTGCTACTTATCGGCTTGCCAAAAGAGGGACAACTGGTTTTGTGAGCCATGT TGCCAGCCTCACCCCCTAGTCTGGGCCAAGCTGAAGGGGTTTCCTTTCTGGCCAGCCAAAgccctgagagagaaagatggacagGTGGACGCCCGCTTTTTTGGCCAGCATGACAG GGCATGGGTCCCTATAAACAACTGCTACCTGATGTCCAAAGAGATTCCCTTCTCTGTGAAGAAGACCAAGAGCATCTTCAACAGCGCCATGCAGGAGATGGAGGTGTACGTGGAGAACATCCGCAAGAAGTTTGGCGTCTTCAACTACGCTCCTTTCCGGACACCGTACACACCCAACAACCAGCTCCAGATGCTGCTGGACCCGGCCAATCCAGGGGCCGGCACAGTCCGACTGGAGAAGCAGGAGAAGATCAAGTTCAACTTTGACATGACGGCCTCCCCCAAGATGCTCCTGGGCAAGAGCATGTTGTCAGGGGGAACGGGACGGCGGATATCCATGACGGACATGCCGAGATCCCCCATGAGCACCAACTCGTCTGTTCACACGGGGTCGGACGCGGAGCAGGAAACGTCGGACAGGGCAGGACGAATGCACCACTACAGCGCTGGGGAGGAGTCCATGGATTACACGG CATCTCCAGCCTCTAAGATGGGTGCAATGAGTAGCACAGACAGCCCTAAGCCCTTCTCCCCTCAGGGCTCAGCCACGCCATTCATAAAACAGGAGCGGGCCTCCACCGGCAGCATCCTCAACCTGAATCTGG ATCGGATCAAAGCGGAGATGGACCTGAAAGAGCTCAGTGAAACggtacagcaacagcagcagcagcagtcggGGGCATCAGTGCTCCTCACCTCTGCAAAGAGACCCATCCGTAGTCTGGACAAGACCATTGAGAGCTGCAAGGCCCAGCTTG GTATTGATGAGCTCTCTGAGGACGTGTACCGGCATGTGGAGCACAGTGACTCTGAGGACTCGGACAAGTCAGACTCCAGCGACAGCGAGTACCTCAGCGACGAGGAGCAGAAGCCCAAGAACCACAGCcaggacaaggacaaggagaggGCCGACCGAGAGTCCAGAAAGAGAACCCACAGCGCCTCGACGGAGAGACCCGAGAAGAACGGAGGGCCTCCTGGGGCGATGGCGGCAGGCCGGGACAAAGGTGGCGCCCCCGATGGCTCGGGGCCGGCGAAGGACAAACACAACAGCGTGGAGAAGGATGCTCAGGAGAAACCTCGGGcgcctcagcagcagcagcaggtgaaggaggagCCGAGGGCCAGGCCTGGCACGGACGCAGACATGGACTCGGACTCCGAGAGGGAGCTGGTGATCGACCTCGGGGAGGAGATGGGCCGAGACCGGAAACGGCCCAAGAAGGAGCCCACATCTGTCCCCGTAGCAGCAACCAAGGAGCCACCAGCCATCAAAACAGAGG GTAAAGCTCCTTCCTCCAGCAACAcagcagcctcctcctcctcctcctctgcggATAGCACTTCCAGTACCACCAACACTAGCATCAAAGACTCTCCCCACCCAGCTGTGAGTGTCCCCCTGAATGTGGGGTCCTTTCCGACCTTGACCTCTTCAACTGTGGTCCCTGgagccacctccaccacctcttcCACATCTCCAGCTGCCATTCCGTCCACAGTGCCTTCCTCATCCACcgctgtctcctcctcctcctcctcttcctcttcctcctccaacgCAGTGAAGAAGCAGCGCCCCCTGCTGCCCAAAGACAATGCGgcagccgccgccgccgcagctCAGGCCATTCAGCCGCGCGCGGTCGTGTGGAATCCTGCCACCAATCCTGCTAAGTTCCAGACGTCCTCGCAGAAGTGGCACATGCAGAAagtgcagcggcagcagcaggagACGCAGTCCACACAGCCAGCTGCGCAGACGCagtcgcagcagcagcagtcacaGCAGCCGCAGCCGCAAACACAGGTGCAGGTGCAGACGCAAGGCACATCAGCAGCGCAGGCACAGTCCTCCAGCACACGATACCAGACCAGACAAGCACTGAAAG TTCAAGTGAAGGACTCTCCCCAGAGTGCATCGACGTCTGGGTCTTCTCTGGCCTCCTCGTCCTCCATGGCTGGAGATTTCAGCATCCCCACCGCCTCTGCTGACGTGGCTGCAGACATTGCCAAATACACTAACAAA ATAATGGACACAATCAAAGGGACAATGACAGAAATGTATCAGGACCTCTCCAAAAACACCTCTGGCAACACTATAGCAGAG ATCCGCAGGCTGAGGATAGAGATAGAAAAACTCCAGTGGCTGCACCAGCAGGAGCTCTCTGAGATGAAGCACAACCTGG AGCTGACCATGGCAGAGATGCGTCAGAGCCTGGAGCAGGAGCGTGAGCGGCTGGTGGCGGAGGTGAAGAAGCAGATGGAGGGGGAGAAGCAGCAGGCCGTGGACGAGACCAAGAAGAAGCAGTGGTGCGCCAACTGCCGCAAGGAGGCCATCTTCTACTGCTGCTGGAACACCAGCTACTGCGACTACCCCTGCCAGCAGGCCCACTGGCCCGAGCACATGAAATCCTGCACGCAGTCAG CCACAGCATCGCAACAGGAGCCTGAAGCAGAGGCCCCGTCAGAGCCGGCAGGCAAATCCACGGGTCAGACCCCCAACATCCAGCCCTCTCCACCTGCGGACAGCTACCCCCAGACAAACAAAGACCCCTCGCCTGCTGGTGCAGATAGGGGACGGGACAGTGCCAGTGTCAGTGTGTCCTAA
- the LOC121713641 gene encoding protein kinase C-binding protein 1-like isoform X2 — MHPQSLAEEEIKTGPDVIDGMDMSMQPKVSDPGSAEKALAAQKRKLPSPPHSSNGHSPSSTSPSPIKKKKKPGLIHSNKDQSELRHGPFYYVKQPALTTDPVDVVPQDGRNDFYCWVCHREGQVLCCELCPRVYHAKCLKLAAEPEGDWFCPECEKITVAECIETQSKAMTMLTLEQLSYLLKFALQKMKQPGTEPFQKPVSLEQHPDYAEYIFHPMDICSLEKNIKKKMYGCTEAFLADVKWILHNCIIYNGGNHKLTATAKVIVKICEHEMNEIEVCPECYLSACQKRDNWFCEPCCQPHPLVWAKLKGFPFWPAKALREKDGQVDARFFGQHDRAWVPINNCYLMSKEIPFSVKKTKSIFNSAMQEMEVYVENIRKKFGVFNYAPFRTPYTPNNQLQMLLDPANPGAGTVRLEKQEKIKFNFDMTASPKMLLGKSMLSGGTGRRISMTDMPRSPMSTNSSVHTGSDAEQETSDRAGRMHHYSAGEESMDYTASPASKMGAMSSTDSPKPFSPQGSATPFIKQERASTGSILNLNLDRIKAEMDLKELSETVQQQQQQQSGASVLLTSAKRPIRSLDKTIESCKAQLGIDELSEDVYRHVEHSDSEDSDKSDSSDSEYLSDEEQKPKNHSQDKDKERADRESRKRTHSASTERPEKNGGPPGAMAAGRDKGGAPDGSGPAKDKHNSVEKDAQEKPRAPQQQQQVKEEPRARPGTDADMDSDSERELVIDLGEEMGRDRKRPKKEPTSVPVAATKEPPAIKTEGKAPSSSNTAASSSSSSADSTSSTTNTSIKDSPHPAVSVPLNVGSFPTLTSSTVVPGATSTTSSTSPAAIPSTVPSSSTAVSSSSSSSSSSSNAVKKQRPLLPKDNAAAAAAAAQAIQPRAVVWNPATNPAKFQTSSQKWHMQKVQRQQQETQSTQPAAQTQSQQQQSQQPQPQTQVQVQTQGTSAAQAQSSSTRYQTRQALKVQVKDSPQSASTSGSSLASSSSMAGDFSIPTASADVAADIAKYTNKIMDTIKGTMTEMYQDLSKNTSGNTIAEIRRLRIEIEKLQWLHQQELSEMKHNLELTMAEMRQSLEQERERLVAEVKKQMEGEKQQAVDETKKKQWCANCRKEAIFYCCWNTSYCDYPCQQAHWPEHMKSCTQSATASQQEPEAEAPSEPAGKSTGQTPNIQPSPPADSYPQTNKDPSPAGADRGRDSASVSVS; from the exons ATGCATCCACAGAG tttggctgagGAGGAGATAAAGACGGGGCCAGATGTGATTGACGGGATGGACATGTCCATGCAACCCAAAG TGTCGGACCCAGGGTCAGCTGAGAAGGCCCTGGCAGCGCAGAAGCGCAAGCTGCCCAGCCCCCCTCACTCCTCCAACGGACACTCTCCGTCCAGCACCTCCCCCAGCCCCattaaaaagaagaagaagccaggccTCATCCACAGCAACAAAGACCAG TCTGAGCTAAGGCATGGTCCCTTTTACTATGTGAAGCAACCAGCACTCACCACAGACCCTGTTGATGTTGTACCACAGGACGGCCGCAACGACTTCTACTGCTGGGTGTGCCACCGCGAGGGACAGGTGCTCTGTTGCGAGCTCTGCCCGCGGGTGTACCACGCCAAGTGCCTGAAACTGGCAGCAGAGCCCGAGGGCGACTGGTTCTGCCCCGAGTGTGAg AAAATAACAGTGGCCGAGTGCATAGAGACTCAGAGCAAAGCGATGACCATGCTGACATTAGAGCAGCTATCTTATCTGCTGAAGTTTGCCCTCCAGAAGATGAAGCAGCCGGGG ACAGAGCCATTCCAAAAGCCTGTTTCCCTGGAACAGCACCCAGATTATGCAGAGTACATCTTCCACCCAATGGACATATGCTCACTAGAAAAG AACATAAAGAAGAAGATGTATGGCTGCACAGAGGCCTTCCTGGCCGATGTGAAGTGGATCCTACACAACTGCATAATTTACAATGGAG gcaaCCACAAACTGACAGCGACAGCTAAAGTGATTGTGAAGATCTGTGAGCATGAG ATGAACGAAATCGAAGTTTGTCCAGAGTGCTACTTATCGGCTTGCCAAAAGAGGGACAACTGGTTTTGTGAGCCATGT TGCCAGCCTCACCCCCTAGTCTGGGCCAAGCTGAAGGGGTTTCCTTTCTGGCCAGCCAAAgccctgagagagaaagatggacagGTGGACGCCCGCTTTTTTGGCCAGCATGACAG GGCATGGGTCCCTATAAACAACTGCTACCTGATGTCCAAAGAGATTCCCTTCTCTGTGAAGAAGACCAAGAGCATCTTCAACAGCGCCATGCAGGAGATGGAGGTGTACGTGGAGAACATCCGCAAGAAGTTTGGCGTCTTCAACTACGCTCCTTTCCGGACACCGTACACACCCAACAACCAGCTCCAGATGCTGCTGGACCCGGCCAATCCAGGGGCCGGCACAGTCCGACTGGAGAAGCAGGAGAAGATCAAGTTCAACTTTGACATGACGGCCTCCCCCAAGATGCTCCTGGGCAAGAGCATGTTGTCAGGGGGAACGGGACGGCGGATATCCATGACGGACATGCCGAGATCCCCCATGAGCACCAACTCGTCTGTTCACACGGGGTCGGACGCGGAGCAGGAAACGTCGGACAGGGCAGGACGAATGCACCACTACAGCGCTGGGGAGGAGTCCATGGATTACACGG CATCTCCAGCCTCTAAGATGGGTGCAATGAGTAGCACAGACAGCCCTAAGCCCTTCTCCCCTCAGGGCTCAGCCACGCCATTCATAAAACAGGAGCGGGCCTCCACCGGCAGCATCCTCAACCTGAATCTGG ATCGGATCAAAGCGGAGATGGACCTGAAAGAGCTCAGTGAAACggtacagcaacagcagcagcagcagtcggGGGCATCAGTGCTCCTCACCTCTGCAAAGAGACCCATCCGTAGTCTGGACAAGACCATTGAGAGCTGCAAGGCCCAGCTTG GTATTGATGAGCTCTCTGAGGACGTGTACCGGCATGTGGAGCACAGTGACTCTGAGGACTCGGACAAGTCAGACTCCAGCGACAGCGAGTACCTCAGCGACGAGGAGCAGAAGCCCAAGAACCACAGCcaggacaaggacaaggagaggGCCGACCGAGAGTCCAGAAAGAGAACCCACAGCGCCTCGACGGAGAGACCCGAGAAGAACGGAGGGCCTCCTGGGGCGATGGCGGCAGGCCGGGACAAAGGTGGCGCCCCCGATGGCTCGGGGCCGGCGAAGGACAAACACAACAGCGTGGAGAAGGATGCTCAGGAGAAACCTCGGGcgcctcagcagcagcagcaggtgaaggaggagCCGAGGGCCAGGCCTGGCACGGACGCAGACATGGACTCGGACTCCGAGAGGGAGCTGGTGATCGACCTCGGGGAGGAGATGGGCCGAGACCGGAAACGGCCCAAGAAGGAGCCCACATCTGTCCCCGTAGCAGCAACCAAGGAGCCACCAGCCATCAAAACAGAGG GTAAAGCTCCTTCCTCCAGCAACAcagcagcctcctcctcctcctcctctgcggATAGCACTTCCAGTACCACCAACACTAGCATCAAAGACTCTCCCCACCCAGCTGTGAGTGTCCCCCTGAATGTGGGGTCCTTTCCGACCTTGACCTCTTCAACTGTGGTCCCTGgagccacctccaccacctcttcCACATCTCCAGCTGCCATTCCGTCCACAGTGCCTTCCTCATCCACcgctgtctcctcctcctcctcctcttcctcttcctcctccaacgCAGTGAAGAAGCAGCGCCCCCTGCTGCCCAAAGACAATGCGgcagccgccgccgccgcagctCAGGCCATTCAGCCGCGCGCGGTCGTGTGGAATCCTGCCACCAATCCTGCTAAGTTCCAGACGTCCTCGCAGAAGTGGCACATGCAGAAagtgcagcggcagcagcaggagACGCAGTCCACACAGCCAGCTGCGCAGACGCagtcgcagcagcagcagtcacaGCAGCCGCAGCCGCAAACACAGGTGCAGGTGCAGACGCAAGGCACATCAGCAGCGCAGGCACAGTCCTCCAGCACACGATACCAGACCAGACAAGCACTGAAAG TTCAAGTGAAGGACTCTCCCCAGAGTGCATCGACGTCTGGGTCTTCTCTGGCCTCCTCGTCCTCCATGGCTGGAGATTTCAGCATCCCCACCGCCTCTGCTGACGTGGCTGCAGACATTGCCAAATACACTAACAAA ATAATGGACACAATCAAAGGGACAATGACAGAAATGTATCAGGACCTCTCCAAAAACACCTCTGGCAACACTATAGCAGAG ATCCGCAGGCTGAGGATAGAGATAGAAAAACTCCAGTGGCTGCACCAGCAGGAGCTCTCTGAGATGAAGCACAACCTGG AGCTGACCATGGCAGAGATGCGTCAGAGCCTGGAGCAGGAGCGTGAGCGGCTGGTGGCGGAGGTGAAGAAGCAGATGGAGGGGGAGAAGCAGCAGGCCGTGGACGAGACCAAGAAGAAGCAGTGGTGCGCCAACTGCCGCAAGGAGGCCATCTTCTACTGCTGCTGGAACACCAGCTACTGCGACTACCCCTGCCAGCAGGCCCACTGGCCCGAGCACATGAAATCCTGCACGCAGTCAG CCACAGCATCGCAACAGGAGCCTGAAGCAGAGGCCCCGTCAGAGCCGGCAGGCAAATCCACGGGTCAGACCCCCAACATCCAGCCCTCTCCACCTGCGGACAGCTACCCCCAGACAAACAAAGACCCCTCGCCTGCTGGTGCAGATAGGGGACGGGACAGTGCCAGTGTCAGTGTGTCCTAA